From Borrelia sp. RT5S, the proteins below share one genomic window:
- a CDS encoding PTS lactose/cellobiose transporter subunit IIA: protein MLSDELNKYIGDKFVLILDKSGSVRHRLYELLREVKKGNFDDIEYELGEIETLITDINALQAEFMSDGKFMQNVCLSLTVFNIQNCITGLLSEKNLIEELICLHKRIQGK, encoded by the coding sequence ATGTTAAGTGATGAATTGAATAAATATATTGGTGATAAGTTTGTGTTGATTTTAGATAAGTCTGGTAGTGTAAGACATAGACTTTACGAACTGTTAAGAGAGGTTAAGAAAGGAAACTTTGACGATATTGAATACGAGCTTGGCGAAATTGAGACTTTAATTACCGATATTAATGCTTTGCAAGCAGAATTCATGAGTGATGGTAAATTTATGCAAAATGTGTGTTTGTCATTGACTGTATTTAACATTCAAAACTGCATCACGGGTTTATTGAGCGAGAAAAACCTTATCGAAGAGCTCATTTGTCTACATAAAAGGATACAAGGTAAATAG
- a CDS encoding protein-glutamate O-methyltransferase CheR: MKDDGFNIHIRPNELGRLIKIIYDNFGINLSEKKKLLIESRLSSTIRAKSFDSFTEYIDYLESGASQMPLVELVDKISTNHTYFFREPNHFEFLERKLLPKMISQMAKSGEKEIRIWSAGCSSGEEPYTVAMIINEHINNNKIYLKAKILATDISVTVLKEASQGIYPGDRVKTLPKHLKFKYLNQLKGDKFEVKDTLKTMVQFKKLNLMDEYFPFRKKFDLIFCRNVMIYFDEETRDLLAEKFSKHLKDDCCLLIGHSETIRGNKNFEYVMPATYRKIN, encoded by the coding sequence ATGAAAGATGACGGTTTTAATATTCATATAAGACCAAACGAGCTTGGTAGGCTCATAAAGATAATCTACGATAATTTTGGAATTAATCTTAGTGAAAAGAAGAAGTTACTAATTGAGAGTCGCCTTTCGTCGACGATTAGGGCAAAAAGTTTTGACAGCTTCACAGAGTATATTGACTACTTAGAAAGTGGTGCAAGTCAAATGCCCTTAGTAGAATTGGTGGATAAAATATCGACAAATCATACTTATTTTTTCAGAGAACCTAATCATTTCGAATTCCTTGAAAGGAAACTTTTACCAAAAATGATTAGTCAGATGGCAAAGTCGGGAGAGAAGGAAATTCGCATATGGTCAGCTGGTTGTTCAAGTGGAGAAGAACCGTACACAGTTGCAATGATAATAAATGAGCATATAAACAATAATAAAATTTATTTAAAGGCAAAAATCTTGGCAACCGATATTTCAGTTACCGTATTAAAAGAAGCTAGCCAAGGAATTTATCCAGGAGACCGCGTGAAAACCCTTCCTAAGCATTTAAAATTTAAATACTTGAATCAACTTAAAGGTGACAAGTTTGAGGTCAAGGACACACTTAAAACAATGGTTCAATTTAAAAAATTAAACCTAATGGATGAATACTTTCCATTCAGAAAGAAATTTGATTTAATTTTTTGTAGAAATGTAATGATTTACTTTGATGAAGAAACTAGGGATCTGCTTGCTGAAAAATTTAGCAAACATCTAAAAGACGACTGTTGTCTACTTATCGGTCACTCTGAAACAATCAGGGGAAATAAAAACTTTGAGTATGTTATGCCAGCCACATATAGGAAAATAAATTAA
- a CDS encoding SurA N-terminal domain-containing protein, producing MHKRVKRMKRDVSGVDSFDSNDKRVGVWGLLALILIVFGFIIAPLIPVLVESTDSSGLRFGSYKGQPIYYEKNNRLAKYVNHYSNLYSRLMQNKNNSDMEYAIWNLAFSKHVEDIAFLDLAKANSFYVSKDMLNKKLMNSPAYLDSTGNFSPKRYDKVSDYQKFKIQSEMVEDLLSSNIQILLNSSLIFANSLPDAIKDMAKVRRNISYLALSYQDFPRDELISYAEGALTLFKSIEVAFIRFKNLGEANDAYEKLSKNTPFDEVAKVYSEDIANFKGVVSSRKYYFDFDLAFERKEDVGLVFSLKVNELSKPIKSKEGGGYEIYKVLSNVHDFDKNSEHDISVARKYVETYEPSVIESFLENKLDGVVIEMGTDGVQKTLRSQKLALKKDIVNLAYNMSIYPSTLGEELSGFKNSKDFYDIIFSLKENSWSKPFLADRKVYVFSLNPRGSYSVESNHVLKEDVIFDNLYQAGSRLVVDSMLNKNDFEENFSEAFFALQNFN from the coding sequence ATGCACAAGAGAGTGAAACGGATGAAAAGAGATGTGTCTGGGGTTGATTCTTTTGATTCTAACGATAAGAGGGTTGGTGTTTGGGGCCTTTTAGCGCTTATATTGATTGTGTTTGGGTTCATTATTGCGCCCCTAATTCCGGTTTTGGTTGAGAGTACTGATTCATCTGGACTGAGATTTGGGTCTTATAAGGGGCAGCCAATTTATTATGAAAAGAACAATAGACTTGCTAAATATGTTAATCATTATTCGAATCTTTATTCTAGATTAATGCAAAATAAAAATAATTCTGATATGGAATACGCTATTTGGAACTTAGCTTTTTCCAAGCATGTGGAGGATATTGCTTTTCTTGATTTAGCAAAAGCTAATAGCTTTTATGTTTCAAAGGATATGTTAAATAAGAAATTGATGAATTCTCCTGCGTATCTGGACTCTACTGGTAATTTTAGTCCTAAGAGGTACGATAAAGTTTCTGATTATCAGAAGTTTAAGATCCAGAGTGAAATGGTGGAAGATTTACTCTCTTCTAACATACAGATTTTATTGAATAGTAGCTTGATATTTGCAAATTCTCTTCCTGATGCAATTAAAGATATGGCTAAAGTTAGGAGGAATATTTCATATCTTGCGCTTTCATATCAGGATTTTCCACGAGATGAATTAATTTCCTATGCTGAGGGAGCTTTAACTTTGTTTAAAAGTATTGAGGTTGCGTTCATTCGTTTTAAAAATTTAGGGGAAGCGAATGATGCTTATGAAAAGTTGTCCAAGAATACGCCTTTTGATGAGGTAGCTAAGGTTTACTCTGAAGATATCGCTAATTTTAAGGGAGTTGTTTCTTCTAGGAAGTATTATTTTGATTTTGATCTTGCCTTTGAGAGAAAGGAAGACGTGGGGTTGGTTTTTTCTTTGAAAGTAAATGAGCTTTCCAAGCCTATTAAAAGCAAGGAGGGGGGTGGTTATGAGATTTACAAGGTATTGAGTAATGTACATGATTTTGATAAAAATTCGGAACATGATATTAGTGTGGCTAGAAAATATGTAGAGACTTATGAACCAAGCGTTATTGAGTCTTTTCTTGAAAATAAGCTTGATGGTGTTGTTATTGAGATGGGTACCGATGGGGTACAAAAAACTCTTAGAAGCCAAAAATTGGCATTAAAAAAAGATATTGTCAATCTTGCTTACAATATGAGTATTTATCCTAGCACTTTAGGAGAGGAGTTGTCTGGGTTTAAAAACAGTAAGGATTTTTATGATATCATCTTTTCTTTAAAAGAAAATAGTTGGTCTAAACCTTTTTTAGCAGACCGTAAGGTTTATGTGTTTTCCTTAAACCCAAGAGGTAGTTATTCTGTTGAATCTAATCATGTACTTAAAGAAGATGTTATTTTTGATAATCTTTATCAGGCAGGTAGTAGGTTAGTGGTAGATTCTATGTTGAATAAGAATGACTTTGAAGAAAATTTTAGTGAGGCGTTTTTTGCTTTGCAGAATTTTAATTAA